The genomic window CCGCGTTCATTGGCGTTTATCTGCGGTTAATTTTTCCAATCTAATGCACTATTTTAGCCTAGACAAGCCACTACTAGCAGTCACTAATCAAGCTGAAGAGTAAGTTCAACTTGCTCACTTTGGGTTTTAAGCCATTCATAATACAACTGTGCAGAAATTTCTTGACGTAACTTTTCATCTAGTTGTCTTTGCACAATCTCCTCTACAAAAATTAAATGCACACCTTTAGCTGTCACAATAGGCTTTAAAAGCTGTGGGGGTTTAGCTGCAAACACAGCAGTAGAAACTTCCACACTTAAATCTTGACGATGAACTAACCCTATATACCCACATTTACGCCGTAATTCTACATCTTGAATATATTTGTGGGCAACATCAAAGAAGCTCGTTTCATCTTCTTTAATTGCATAAAAAAGTTCCCAAGCTAAATCTTCATCATCTAACATCACCTCATACATAACTGCACCCTGATAATCTAGTTGACGCTCATAAAAGTATGGTTCAGCTTGATTTGTAAATAAATGAGCGGACAACTTACTAGAAAGTAAATTTATATAGACAATATGTTCAAAATCATCTAAAGATAAATGATTTTTTTCTAGCCATTTCCAAGTCTCTTCAGCATTGAGAAGATTATTCATCAATCGCATTTGATCTGCTGCTTTTTGTAGTTCTTCTGTTTCAATTTTGATACCTAATTCAGCCGCAGACTTTTCAATAATTGTTCGCGTGATAATCTGCTGAATAATATCAGGTATATGACCTAATATTTTTATTTGCTGCACAAGATCATTATTGGTGATATTAATAGATTGTGACATAATATTTTTCCACATTTTATCAATGAAAGTTTACAAAAAGTCTTTGATTGGATATCTTACCCATAGATAAATTGATGGTCTTCTATGGGTTTCATTGTCAGTCAACATTCAACACAAATATTAGTGAGGAATCAATTAAAATTTCAAACCACCTGCTTGTAATTGTCTGAATGGGTCAAGTAGAAAATCAATAATTCGTCTTTGACGCACAATTACTTCTGCCCTTGCTGTCTCTCCTGGACGAAGAGGAATGCACTTATTATCACTCTTAATACAATGCTGTTTGAGAGCAATTTCTAAGTTATAAGCTGCAACTTTTCCATTAGCAGTATCCACTTCTGTAGTAGTAGGAGAAATACTAATTAATTCTCCTACTACTACACCATACTTTTGGAAAGGATAAGCATCAAATTTGAGTTTGACTGGTAATCCTTTCCGCAAAGAACCACTTTCTGTAGTTGGCATTTGCGCCCGAATTATTAATGCTGAACCAACAGGCGCAATTTCTGCTATCATTGTTCCCGGTTCAACTACAGCACCAGCTTTAGCAATAGGTAATTGAAATATACTTCCGCTCTCTGGTGCTTTCAATTCCCGTTGTGCTAATTGAA from Nostoc sp. UHCC 0870 includes these protein-coding regions:
- a CDS encoding peptidylprolyl isomerase; protein product: MSQSINITNNDLVQQIKILGHIPDIIQQIITRTIIEKSAAELGIKIETEELQKAADQMRLMNNLLNAEETWKWLEKNHLSLDDFEHIVYINLLSSKLSAHLFTNQAEPYFYERQLDYQGAVMYEVMLDDEDLAWELFYAIKEDETSFFDVAHKYIQDVELRRKCGYIGLVHRQDLSVEVSTAVFAAKPPQLLKPIVTAKGVHLIFVEEIVQRQLDEKLRQEISAQLYYEWLKTQSEQVELTLQLD